The DNA window CATTTGGTAGGATGGTCAAATGGGCGGTCGAGTTGAGCGAGTACGGCTTGGAGTACCAACCGCGCCCAGCGGTCAAGGCCCAGGTTTTGGCGGATTTCATAGTAGAAATGGAGATAATGGGTGCAGAATGTTCCAGTCCCGCTTGGACACTTTTTGTTGATGGATCTTCCTCCGCATCGGGAAGTGGAGCTGGGGTATTACTAGAAAATCCTCAGGGAGACAAGTTTCAGTATTCCATAAGGCTTCAATTTTCGACATCAAATAACGAAGCAGAATACGAGGCTATTATAATAGGATTAAAGCTAGCTTTAGCCGCAGGAGCAAGAAGGTTGATAGCGCACAGTGACTCCCAGCTTGTGGTTAACCAACTTCAAGGGACTTATGTGGCTAAGGAGGAGAAGATGGCCAAATGTGTGCTCCGGGTTAATGAGTTACTCTCGCATCTAGAGAACTATGAGGTAAAGCAGGTACCCAGGGCACAGAATGAAGTAGCAGATAGGCTAGCCAAGATGGCGAGTTCTATGGCGAATATTGACAGTAGAAGAGTCACCTTTCTAGCAATTACTAAGGAAGAGTTGGAGGGACCAACTCTTGACATTCTGTGCGCTGGAGAGGGTGAACCAAGCTGGAAAGATGAAATCATCAGTTTCCTAATGCAAGGACGCCTACCTCAAGATCCCTCTACAGCCCGAAAGCTTCGGATAAGAGCCGCTCGATTTACAGTAATCGATAATGAGTTGTACAAAAGAGGCTACTCCTTACCGTACTTGAAGTGTCTTGCTCCCAGTAATGCAAATTACGTACTTCGAGAGATTCACGGAGGAGTTTGTGGGAATCATTTAGGAGGAAGGGCATTAGCCGGAAAAGCTCTGCGACAAGGATATTTCTGGCCTACAATGAGGCGTGATGCAGAAAAGTTGGTAAGACACTGTCATGCATGCCAAGAGCATGCAAATATCAATCATCAGCCAGCTACGCTTTTACAACCCTTGGAGAGCCCCTTGCCTTTCGCGCAATGGGGAATGGATATCGTGGGACCATTTCCAATAGCTTCTGGGCAGAGAAAGTTCATTCTCGTTGCCGTCGATTACTTCACGAAATGGGTAGAAGCTGAACCTTTAGCTAAGATAGCTGAAAGAGacataataaaatttgtgtGGAAGAATATAATCTGTAGATTTGGAATACCACAAGCCTTTGTCTCGGATAATGGAGCACAATTCTCAGGTTCTAAGTTAAGAAGGTGGTGTGAGGGGTTTTCCATCAAGCAATTCTTCACTTCCGTAGGAAAACCCCAAGCaaatggacaaactgaagttacAAATCGTACTATCTTGCAGCACCTCAAAACCCGATTAGGCGCAGCCAAAGGCAAATGGGTGGATGAACTGCCGAGTGCCCTCTGGGCTTATAGGACTACGTCACGCACCTCTACCGGAGAATCACCCTTCAACTTGGTTTATGGGGCAGAAGCAGTGGCTCCCGCAGAAATAGGAGAACCTTCCATGAGAGTCCAGAATTATACTCTAACGGATAATGAAAAAGCAATGAGGTTATCTTTGGATCTCGTGGACGAGCTTAGGGATGAGGCATCACTGCGTGCAGAAAGGTGCAGAGCGCAAATGGCCAGAGCGTACAATAACAAGGTTAAGCATAGGTCATTTCAAGTAGGGGACTTAGTCTTGAGGAGGGCAGAAATCTTGCGGCAGGTAGGTAAACTTGATCCGAAATGGGAAGGCCCGTACAAAGTGATCGAGATAATCAAAGGAGGAGCATATCGTCTTCAGCAACAAAACGGGAATAACTTACCAAGAACATGGAACattgctaacttaaagaaatttTACGCGTAGACTGTGTGTTTCTATTTGTTTTTACTTAAAGAACCATCAGTGACAAGATGTTGTTTTCTCAGTCACCTTTATCAATAAAATCTTGCATTTATCATcttatcattttatttaattaaagaccCTTGTACCCAATAAAGTAAAATAGAGTGTAGCGCGTGCGAAAGTCATCACTAGACCCAAGATGTCACATAGAGCCACCCAAGCATAAGAGGCTTGGCCAGCCCAGTGGGAAAATGCTCAGACACTGTAAGAGGTCACCAAAATAGAGTCCCGGGATACCTACACCTCGTAACTAGGGTGAGGACTTCCCGTCGAGACCATAAAAGCTTAATTATGCCTAAATTCATATTCAACTAAGCAACAAGCATAAAGTACGACCGAtaagaaaacataaaataatgcCCATGTGGCATAGTAATCAAAATAAACCACGACTGAATAAAATAGTTGTGCAGAAACGCGATCTCAGAATAAAGGTCAGCCAAGTCTGGTGGCAAAATAGCAACTCGTAGTactcaaaataaaatatcatagctCACGAAAAGGCAAAAATCATCCATCCTCGATAGCTTCGTCAGCAGGGAGCAAGTGCAGCGCACCAATGACCTCGCAGTCAACGTCCCCCGCTGGAGGAAAATCTGGCAGAAGGTCAACCTGAGCGGTATCATCCAACTCTGGCACATGAGGTGAAATCTTCATAACCACCTCCTCAGGAACCAAGCCTGTCAAGCGGAGCTGGCGACGACAGTCTCGCACCACCTCGTCATGGAGACCAAAAGCGTAACTGTAAACCTCATCAGCATAGGCCGGAGAAACTCGAAAGGCTGCTAGTGCTTTCTCCTCAATACCCGTCACAAAAGACTTCCCCGCCTTAGAAGCCAAGAACATCCCGCCAGTCTTCACCTCGGTATGGTGCTTATCATAGAGGGAACCAAGCTCTTTACGTAATTCCTCGTCATCTCTGGTCTTTTCTTCACATTTCTTTGCCAAGCAAGAAAGCTCGTTTTGGAACTTCATGTTCTCCGATCGAAGGCgttcattttcttcttttaattGGGAAAGCTCTCGGCGAAATCGAGCTTCCTCAGCTCGACCTCTCTCCTCTCGAGCCTGGTAAGCACAAGCCAGAGACACAGCCTGAGAAACAAGAAACAATTGATTACATCACATAAACATCCCTGCAGACAAAGCACTGAGAGACAAGGAAAGCACCTGGCAACCTATCAAGGCCAAGGAGTGGGATAGAGCAGCGGGTGTTTGAGGGACCAGATGGGCCATGTTATAGTCACATATCATCTCCCTCCCTTTTCTCCATCCCATATCAGGATCGTCTGTATCCCAAAAAGACCCCACTCTATCTTTAGCATTAACTCCTTCCAAGAATAGAGAATTCTTCCGAGGGCCTCGAGAAGACGATAACGGATCTCCGCGACCTTTCTTAAAGATTGGCGGAGGGGCCACTTCACCCTTCCTCTTGCCATCGTCGTGTCCTCTAGTACACTGGTCCTTTCTTTAATCAACATCAGCGCCAGGAGCACGACTGTCATTCGGCATAGGATGAGGCCCCTGGCGACCGTGAGAACTAAACCCTCCTCCACGACCAGACTGGGGGTGCGACCCCAAGATGGGAATAGAAGATCGAGGAGCGGGAGGGTAGCGACGGTCATCATCTCTTTTCTTCTCTCCGGTAGAAAGAGGCCTCCCCATAGTGTCTTCGCGAGTTTGAAGGGTGGCCAAGTTCACGCGCAACcctacaaaaaataaaaaatagcgGCAATGAAGCATCAAAGGTCCATAAATCAAACGTAACAGCTAAAAAACACGAACATCAACGATGTGCAAAAAGACAATTAGAGCAAGAAAAGGGATACCGCGGGCCAACAAACTCTTAGGATCGAATAAATCATCAAAAAACCTCAGGGATTGACACTGAGCTTGCAAGTGTCGATGAATCGTTCTCATTTTCACAACACTACAACTGGAGCTCCAAGTTGAAGGTACCTCCCCCACCCACTATCCTTTAcaaaaagaaaatgggaccgCCAATCCCCTCGAGTCGAGCGTAGTCTGACCATAAACTTGCAACCAGCACGAGGTTGAAAATAGACGGAGTAGTCAGGCTTAAGGCATCACACTGAGAAAAGAGAATGGAACAAAGAAGTAGTAGCCTGAATTTGAAACTCGTCTGCTCGATAACAAAATCCCAGAAAATAAGTAAGTGAGTTTGAGGTAACTGACTGAAGCTTACACCTAAGGTACGAGTCACCTCGACTAGTAAGGAATGAGGTGGGATAGAAAACCCACTATTAAAATGGGCCAGGGTCACGGTAAAATACCCGGCGGGTGGGTTGTGGTAAGAATCCCCCTCTCCAGGAGCCTTAAACGTATAGTCAGATGAAATTTCCAGTTTACCACTCAAGCACTTCACATCCCGAGGGGTCAGAAGGCTCTGATCTAGGTCCCCAGGAATAACTTC is part of the Primulina tabacum isolate GXHZ01 chromosome 18, ASM2559414v2, whole genome shotgun sequence genome and encodes:
- the LOC142533225 gene encoding uncharacterized protein LOC142533225; this encodes MGWRKGREMICDYNMAHLVPQTPAALSHSLALIGCQAVSLACAYQAREERGRAEEARFRRELSQLKEENERLRSENMKFQNELSCLAKKCEEKTRDDEELRKELGSLYDKHHTEVKTGGMFLASKAGKSFVTGIEEKALAAFRVSPAYADEVYSYAFGLHDEVVRDCRRQLRLTGLVPEEVVMKISPHVPELDDTAQVDLLPDFPPAGDVDCEVIGALHLLPADEAIEDG